Proteins co-encoded in one Xyrauchen texanus isolate HMW12.3.18 chromosome 19, RBS_HiC_50CHRs, whole genome shotgun sequence genomic window:
- the LOC127659812 gene encoding uncharacterized protein LOC127659812: protein MCTSEVEDVHVFFTDGENVTLPCNNVRSDCTTTEWNYYGEGYSDILFSGGIKKNDTERHERLNLGSDCSLNIYKTTKEDYGLYNCWKYVNGETPYTSENVYLHFLHVSPPSTQTEIRPGSSVTLSCQLYSYDRNTLCKKGFNLVWVNESGVNLQTDSRYQISSSPEHCNITLTTTLLNEDNNREWRCQITEGTEIKNSVSYTVKYLDTSNRWLYEVIPAVTVAVVALLLLLWLICKRRADKSKKTQDPQGSDKRSDPSVCETINGFIPPAADDHEKTNDVAYAEVITYRKSPNESQNVHSDDKVTYAAIRGAKGVQENCSATFASVIKNPPK, encoded by the exons ATGT GTACCAGTGAAGTTGAAGACGTCCATGTGTTCTTCACTGATGGTGAAAATGTCACTCTGCCATGTAATAATGTTCGTTCTGACTGCACAACAACTGAATGGAACTATTATGGAGAAGGATATTCAGATATACTGTTTTCTGGAGGAATAAAGAAGAATGACACAGAGAGACATGAGAGACTGAATCTGGGGTCTGACTGCTCTCTGAACATCTATAAAACCACAAAAGAAGATTATGGACTTTACAACTGCTGGAAATATGTGAATGGAGAGACACCATATACTAGTGAAAATGTTTATCTGCATTTTCTTCATG TCTCGCCACCATCTACACAGACTGAGATCAGACCAGGCAGCTCTGTGACTCTCTCCTGTCAATTATATTCATATGATagaaatactttgtgtaaaaagggATTTAATCTGGTCTGGGTGAATGAGTCTGGTGTTAATCTGCAAACAGACTCCAGATATCAGATATCATCCTCTCCAGAACACTGTAACATCACTCTGACTACAACACTCCTGAATGAAGACAACAACAGAGAGTGGAGATGTCAGATTACTGAAGGAACTGAAATTAAGAACTCAGTCAGCTATACTGTCAAGTATTTGG ACACCTCAAATAGATGGTTATACGAAG TGATTCCTGCTGTAACTGTTGCTGTAGttgctcttcttcttcttctctggcTGATCTGTAAAAGAAGAGCTG ACAAAAGTAAAAAGACTCAGGATCCACAA GGGTCAGATAAGAGGTCAGATCCTTCGGTCTGTGAGACCATCAATGGTTTCATCCCTCCTGCTGCTGATGATCAT GAGAAGACAAATGATGTTGCTTATGCTGAGGTCATCACTTACAGAAAATCACCTAATGAAAGTCAAAAT GTTCATTCTGATGATAAAGTGACATACGCTGCCATCAGAGGAGCAAAAGGAGTTCAGGAAAACTGCAGTGCAACTTTTGCCTCTGTGATCAAGAATCCACCCAAATAA
- the LOC127659903 gene encoding V-type proton ATPase 116 kDa subunit a 3-like, which produces MGSLFRSEEVCLIQLFLQSGSAYNCVSELGELGIVEFRDLNPNVNAFQRKFVSEVRRCEELEKTFVFLEHEIISCLSQKLQPPIPTPPAPQPRELLTIEEESERLARELREVSRNRDSLRSQYTQLCQYRGVLKQTHSLTASQAPLVSFDPVGLVENRQDVRLSFVAGVVHPWKVPAFERLLWRACRGYIIVDFHEMEEKLEHPDSGEEVQWTVFLISFWGDQIGQKVKKICDCFHTQTFPYPENHTEREETLNGLRGRIEDIKSVMGETEQYMQQLLVRALARLPEWRVQVQKCKAVQMVLNLCSPSVTDKCLIAEAWCPISQLPALQSALREGGRKSGSSVDSFYNRLPATTSPPTLFPTNAFTAGFQNIVDAYGVASYREVNPAVYTIITFPFLFAVMFGDVGHGLLMTLAALWMVLEEKDPKLRNGTNEIWRMMFGGRYLILLMGLFSIYTGAVYNECFSRGLSTFSSGWHVQPNAEYYNWTEETFRSNLYLSLDPNITGVFTGPYPFGIDPIWGLANNHLTFLNSYKMKMSVIIGVIHMTFGVCLSLFNYIHFREISSIFLVLIPELCFMLCLFGYLVFMVIYKWVVYGPLNSDSAPSILIHFIDMFLFTVNKDNKPLYEGQLTVQKVLVIVAVLSVPVLLLGKPIQEYLTYRKKKAQLTGDRRPLLAENGSINSLQGEVETRGEGEEEEFDASNVFMHQAIHTIEYCLGCISNTASYLRLWALSLAHAQLSEVLWLMVMRISFQQLSYVGSVIMVVIFAAFAVLTVSILLVMEGLSAFLHALRLHWVEFQNKFYSGSGYKLSPFAFSSIISASSLN; this is translated from the exons ATGGGGTCTTTGTTTCGCAGTGAAGAAGTTTGTCTGATACAGCTCTTCCTCCAGTCAGGATCGGCTTACAACTGTGTCAGTGAACTGGGAGAACTGGGAATAGTGGAGTTCAGAGAT TTGAATCCAAATGTGAACGCGTTCCAAAGGAAGTTTGTGAGTGAAGTAAGGAGATGTGAAGAGTTGGAGAAAACATTTG TATTTTTGGAGCATGAGATTATTAGCTGTCTCTCTCAGAAGCTGCAACCCCCCATTCCCACCCCTCCTGCCCCCCAGCCCAGAGAACTCCTCACCATCGAGGAGGAGAGTGAGCGCTTGGCCCGTGAACTCAGGGAG GTGTCCAGGAACAGAGACAGCCTCCGATCTCAGTATACTCAGCTGTGTCAGTACAGAGGAGTTTTAAAACAGACACATTCACTCACGGCATCACAG GCCCCGCTGGTCTCATTTGACCCTGTGGGTCTGGTAGAGAATAGGCAGGACGTCAGGCTGAGCTTTGTGGCCGGTGTGGTTCACCCGTGGAAAGTACCCGCCTTCGAGAGGCTGTTGTGGCGAGCCTGTCGAGGGTACATCATCGTTGACTTTCATGAGATGGAAGAGAAACTTGAACATCCTGATTCT GGGGAAGAGGTACAGTGGACCGTGTTTTTAATTTCGTTCTGGGGAGATCAGATCGGCCAGAAAGTGAAGAAGATCTGTGATTG cttccACACACAAACGTTTCCTTACCCTGAGAaccacacagagagagaggagactcTGAATGGACTTAGAGGACGAATCGAGGACATCAAATCA GTGATGGGTGAGACGGAGCAGTACATGCAGCAGTTGCTGGTTCGAGCACTGGCTCGTCTACCTGAGTGGCGTGTGCAGGTACAGAAGTGTAAGGCTGTGCAGATGGTGCTGAACCTCTGCAGCCCGTCCGTCACTGATAAATGTCTGATCGCAGAAGCCTGGTGCCCCATTAGCCAGCTGCCCGCCCTGCAGAGCGCCCTGCGAGAAGGAGGG AGGAAGAGTGGCAGTAGTGTGGATTCATTCTATAACCGTTTGCCGGCTACAACTTCTCCCCCCACACTGTTCCCCACCAATGCCTTCACTGCTGGATTCCAGAACATTGTGGATGCTTATGGAGTAGCAAGCTACAGGGAGGTTAACCCAG CTGTGTACACCATCATCACATTTCCCTTCCTGTTTGCTGTCATGTTTGGAGATGTTGGGCATGGCCTTCTGATGACACTAGCAGCACTCTGGATGGTTCTGGAGGAGAAAGACCCGAAATTGAGAAACGGTACCAATGAG ATCTGGCGTATGATGTTTGGAGGTCGATATCTGATTCTGCTGATGGGGTTGTTTTCTATCTATACTGGAGCCGTTTACAATGAGTGTTTCAGTAGAGGCCTCAGCACCTTCTCTTCCGGGTGGCACGTCCAGCCCAATGCAGAGTACTACAACTGGAC TGAGGAGACGTTCAGAAGTAATCTGTATCTCTCGCTGGATCCCAACATCACAGGCGTTTTCACTGGCCCATATCCTTTCGGTATTGATCCT ATTTGGGGTCTGGCCAATAATCACCTGACGTTCCTCAATAGCTATAAGATGAAGATGTCTGTCATTATTGGGGTCATTCACATGACCtttggtgtgtgtttgtccttgttCAACTACAT TCACTTTAGAGAGATCAGTAGTATATTTCTGGTGCTGATCCCAGAGCTGTGCTTCATGCTGTGTCTGTTTGGATACCTGGTCTTCATGGTGATCTATAAGTGGGTGGTGTACGGCCCTCTAAACTCTGACTCCGCCCCCAGCATCCTCATCCACTTCATAGACATGTTCCTGTTTACTGTGAATAAGGACAACAAACCACTCTATGAGGGCCAG TTGACAGTGCAGAAGGTTCTTGTGATTGTGGCTGTGTTGTCTGTTCCTGTGCTGCTCCTGGGGAAACCAATCCAAGAATACCTCACGTACAGGAAGAAGAAAGCTCAGCTTACA GGAGACCGGCGTCCTCTGCTTGCAGAAAACGGCTCTATAAACTCTCTCCAGGGAGAGGTGGAAACAAGAGGCGAAGGAGAAGAGGAG GAGTTTGATGCATCGAACGTGTTCATGCATCAGGCCATTCACACTATAGAGTACTGTCTGGGTTGCATCTCTAACACGGCCTCGTACCTGCGGCTCTGGGCCCTCAGCCTGGCTCATGCCC AGTTGTCTGAGGTGCTCTGGCTGATGGTAATGCGGATATCGTTCCAGCAGCTCAGTTATGTGGGGAGTGTCATCATGGTTGTTATATTTGCCGCTTTCGCTGTGTTGACCGTATCGATCCTGCTCGTCATGGAAGGCCTGTCTGCTTTCCTGCATGCTCTTCGACTTCATTG ggTGGAGTTTCAGAATAAGTTCTACAGTGGATCAGGCTACAAGCTCAGTCCGTTCGCATTCTCGTCTATAATCAGTGCCTCCTCTCTCAATTGA